From the genome of Anaerolineales bacterium, one region includes:
- a CDS encoding zinc-binding dehydrogenase — MKAILFDEHGGPEVLRYGEIDAPQPGPGEVQIRLRAAALNHLDLWVRQGWPGLKLEFPHIPGADGAGEIAARGENVTDIELGTRVVINANLSCGHCDYCLAGKENLCREWQLLGETVRGTYAEYVVVPDTNVTPLPDSVDDHTAAAAGLVFHTAWHSLIRRGDLQPGESVLIVGASGGVNTASIQIAKYSGAKVFVIGSNSEKLALAESLGADVCIDRSKVDDWSKAAFQANGRRGVDVVVDNVGAGSMPLSLRAARKGGRILIVGSTSGPKLELDDRLIFLKHLSILGSTMGTLRDFAEVMQLIINGNLKPALDRRFPLEDAAAAQARMAAGEQMGKITLAI; from the coding sequence TTGAAAGCCATTCTGTTCGACGAGCACGGAGGCCCCGAGGTTCTCCGATACGGCGAAATCGATGCGCCGCAGCCCGGTCCTGGGGAAGTTCAAATCCGTCTGCGCGCGGCGGCGTTGAATCACCTGGATTTATGGGTCCGCCAGGGCTGGCCCGGTTTGAAACTGGAATTTCCACACATACCGGGCGCAGACGGCGCGGGCGAGATCGCCGCGCGCGGAGAAAATGTCACCGATATCGAACTCGGTACACGCGTGGTGATCAACGCCAATCTGAGCTGCGGTCACTGCGACTACTGCCTTGCGGGGAAAGAAAACCTGTGCCGGGAATGGCAGCTGCTCGGGGAAACCGTCCGGGGCACCTATGCCGAGTACGTCGTCGTACCTGACACGAACGTAACGCCTCTGCCAGACTCCGTCGACGATCACACCGCTGCCGCAGCAGGCTTGGTCTTTCACACCGCCTGGCACTCTTTGATCCGGCGCGGCGACCTGCAGCCCGGCGAAAGCGTCCTCATCGTGGGCGCCTCCGGCGGTGTGAACACCGCCAGCATCCAGATCGCCAAATACAGCGGCGCCAAGGTCTTCGTCATCGGATCGAACTCAGAAAAATTGGCGCTGGCAGAATCGTTGGGCGCCGATGTGTGCATCGACCGCTCCAAAGTGGATGACTGGTCGAAAGCCGCGTTTCAGGCGAACGGCCGCCGGGGAGTCGACGTCGTGGTGGACAACGTAGGCGCCGGAAGCATGCCCCTCAGCCTGCGCGCCGCCCGTAAAGGCGGTCGTATTCTCATCGTCGGCAGCACTTCCGGGCCGAAACTCGAGCTCGACGACCGGTTGATTTTTCTCAAACATCTCTCGATTTTGGGCTCGACGATGGGCACGCTGCGCGATTTCGCAGAAGTCATGCAATTGATCATCAACGGGAACCTCAAGCCCGCGCTCGACCGCCGTTTCCCCCTCGAAGATGCGGCCGCAGCGCAAGCCCGCATGGCGGCCGGTGAACAAATGGGGAAGATTACCCTTGCCATCTAA
- a CDS encoding acyl-CoA carboxylase subunit beta: protein MSHSSRIEHLQNLRKDARMGGGQERIDAHHERGRLTARERLEILLDTGSFRETDMFVTHRTYDFALDQQRYLSDSVVTGWGTIDGRLVYVFSQDFTVFGGSLGEVHAEKICKIMDMALKNGAPLIGLNDSGGARIQEGVVSLGAYADIFLRNTLASGVIPQISAIMGPCAGGAVYSPAITDFIFMVQNSSYMFITGPDVVKAVTHEEVSFEDLGGAEVHASESGVCHFMAPSEADCLYMIRLLFSYLPQNNMEDPPTVVSSDDRLRTEEALDTIVPDDPSKPYNMRDIIRLVVDDGAFFEIHENYAQSIVVGFARLGGHSVGIVANQPEVLAGVLDIDSSVKGARFVRFCDSFNIPIITFVDVPGFLPGTSQEHGGIIRHGAKLLFAYCEATVPKITVITRKAYGGAYVVMSSKHIRGDLNLAWPSAELAVMGPEGAVKIIHRKQITESKKPDKEEAELVADYREKFSNPYVAAARGYVDDIIEPRYTRARLINALEMLSNKRDSNPPKKHGNIPL from the coding sequence ATGAGTCATTCTTCGAGAATCGAGCATCTTCAGAATTTGCGCAAGGACGCGCGAATGGGCGGCGGCCAGGAACGCATCGACGCCCACCACGAACGTGGCCGCCTGACCGCGCGCGAACGCCTCGAGATTCTGCTCGACACCGGATCGTTCCGCGAGACCGACATGTTCGTCACCCACCGCACGTACGATTTCGCCCTGGACCAACAGCGCTACCTGTCCGACAGCGTCGTCACCGGCTGGGGGACGATCGATGGACGGCTCGTGTACGTCTTCTCCCAGGACTTCACCGTCTTCGGCGGCAGCCTGGGGGAAGTTCATGCCGAGAAAATTTGCAAGATCATGGACATGGCGCTCAAGAACGGCGCACCGCTGATCGGCTTGAACGACTCGGGCGGTGCGCGCATCCAGGAGGGCGTCGTCTCGCTCGGTGCGTATGCCGATATCTTCCTGCGCAACACGCTCGCTTCCGGCGTCATTCCACAAATCAGCGCCATCATGGGACCGTGTGCGGGCGGCGCAGTCTACTCCCCGGCCATCACGGATTTTATCTTCATGGTTCAAAACTCATCCTACATGTTCATCACCGGTCCGGACGTAGTCAAGGCCGTCACCCACGAAGAGGTATCTTTCGAAGACCTCGGCGGTGCGGAAGTACACGCTTCTGAATCCGGCGTGTGTCATTTCATGGCGCCCAGCGAAGCGGACTGCCTCTACATGATCCGCCTGCTGTTCTCCTACCTTCCTCAAAACAACATGGAAGATCCACCCACGGTGGTTTCCAGCGACGACAGACTGCGCACTGAAGAAGCGCTCGACACCATCGTCCCCGACGATCCCAGCAAGCCGTACAACATGCGCGACATCATCCGTCTGGTCGTCGATGACGGTGCATTTTTCGAGATCCACGAGAACTACGCCCAGAGCATCGTAGTCGGCTTCGCCCGTTTGGGCGGCCACAGCGTGGGCATCGTCGCCAACCAGCCCGAAGTCCTGGCCGGCGTCCTGGACATCGATTCGTCCGTCAAGGGTGCACGTTTCGTGCGTTTCTGCGATTCGTTCAACATCCCCATCATCACCTTTGTGGACGTGCCCGGTTTCTTGCCCGGGACAAGCCAGGAACACGGTGGAATCATCCGCCACGGCGCCAAGCTGCTCTTCGCCTACTGCGAGGCCACGGTTCCCAAGATCACCGTCATCACCCGCAAGGCGTACGGCGGCGCGTACGTCGTCATGTCTTCGAAGCACATTCGCGGGGACCTGAACCTGGCCTGGCCCAGCGCCGAATTGGCCGTCATGGGACCGGAAGGCGCGGTGAAGATCATCCACCGCAAACAAATCACGGAATCGAAAAAGCCGGATAAGGAAGAAGCCGAACTGGTGGCGGACTACCGCGAGAAATTTTCCAATCCTTACGTCGCCGCAGCCCGCGGCTACGTCGACGACATCATCGAACCGCGCTACACACGCGCGCGCTTGATCAATGCGCTCGAAATGCTGTCCAACAAGCGTGATTCCAATCCGCCGAAGAAACATGGCAACATCCCGCTGTAA